From the Acidovorax carolinensis genome, one window contains:
- the moaC gene encoding cyclic pyranopterin monophosphate synthase MoaC: MSALTHFDAQGQAHMVDVAAKAATHRIAIASGRIEMLPATLALIEAGTAKKGDVLGIARIAGIMAAKKTSDLIPLCHPLALTRVAIEFEAASARQSGAIGIFCTATVETVGPTGVEMEALTAVQIALLTIYDMCKAVDRGMSIHDVRVVEKHGGKSGSFVATASSA, encoded by the coding sequence ATGTCCGCACTCACCCACTTTGACGCCCAGGGCCAGGCCCACATGGTCGACGTGGCCGCCAAGGCCGCCACGCACCGCATCGCCATCGCCAGCGGCCGCATCGAAATGCTGCCCGCCACCCTGGCCCTCATCGAAGCCGGCACCGCCAAAAAAGGCGACGTGCTGGGCATCGCCCGCATCGCCGGCATCATGGCCGCCAAGAAAACCAGCGACCTGATTCCGCTGTGCCACCCGCTGGCACTGACCCGTGTTGCTATTGAATTTGAAGCTGCCAGCGCACGACAGTCGGGTGCTATCGGCATATTTTGCACTGCAACCGTGGAAACGGTGGGCCCCACCGGCGTCGAAATGGAAGCCCTCACCGCCGTGCAAATAGCCCTGCTCACCATCTACGACATGTGCAAGGCCGTGGACCGGGGCATGTCCATCCACGACGTGCGCGTGGTGGAAAAGCATGGGGGGAAGTCGGGGAGTTTTGTGGCGACAGCATCATCGGC
- a CDS encoding phage holin family protein has product MKILLKWLLSAAALLLVAYLYSGVQVDSFTSALIAALVIGLFNAVLRPVLVVLTLPVTIVTVGLFLFVINALMFWAAAGVLGGFHVTGFGAALLGSLIYSVLGLLIESALGGLFLQK; this is encoded by the coding sequence ATGAAAATCCTACTCAAATGGCTGCTCAGCGCTGCGGCACTGCTGCTGGTGGCTTACCTCTACAGCGGCGTGCAGGTGGATAGCTTCACCTCCGCGCTGATTGCCGCGCTGGTCATCGGCCTGTTCAATGCCGTGCTGCGCCCCGTGCTGGTGGTGCTGACGCTGCCGGTAACCATCGTCACCGTGGGCCTGTTTCTCTTTGTGATCAACGCCCTGATGTTCTGGGCCGCTGCGGGCGTGCTGGGCGGTTTTCATGTCACCGGCTTTGGCGCCGCCTTGCTGGGCTCGCTGATCTATTCGGTGCTGGGCTTGCTGATCGAGTCAGCGCTCGGCGGCCTGTTCCTTCAAAAGTAG
- a CDS encoding TerC family protein, whose amino-acid sequence MDFLASPEFWLALGQIIIIDILLGGDNAVVIALACRKLPPAQRTKGIIWGTAGAIVLRVILIAFAMTLLALPFLKFVGALLLVWIGVKLLAPDEDGHGDIQTSDKLLAAIKTIIVADLVMSVDNVIAIAGAAQNAGDHQFLLVVLGLLISIPIIVWGSQLVIKLMERFPMIITLGGMLLGWIAGGMLVSDPVFANPDKWQWMFKIAQTDTIRYAASVAGALLVFLAGKAILARRAAAAPAQG is encoded by the coding sequence ATGGACTTTTTGGCATCGCCCGAATTCTGGCTGGCACTCGGCCAGATCATCATCATCGACATCCTGCTGGGTGGCGACAACGCGGTGGTCATTGCCCTGGCCTGCCGCAAGCTGCCGCCCGCCCAGCGCACCAAGGGCATCATCTGGGGCACCGCAGGCGCCATCGTGCTGCGCGTGATCCTGATCGCGTTTGCCATGACCCTGCTGGCGCTGCCGTTCCTCAAGTTCGTGGGCGCATTGCTGCTGGTGTGGATTGGCGTGAAGCTGCTGGCCCCCGATGAAGACGGCCATGGCGACATCCAGACCAGCGACAAGCTGCTGGCTGCCATCAAGACCATCATCGTCGCCGACCTGGTGATGAGCGTGGACAACGTGATCGCCATTGCCGGCGCCGCGCAAAACGCCGGTGATCACCAGTTCCTGCTGGTGGTGCTGGGCCTGCTGATCTCGATCCCGATCATCGTCTGGGGCAGCCAGCTGGTCATCAAGCTCATGGAGCGATTCCCCATGATCATCACGCTCGGCGGCATGCTGCTGGGCTGGATTGCCGGCGGCATGCTGGTTTCCGACCCCGTCTTCGCCAACCCCGACAAGTGGCAGTGGATGTTCAAGATTGCGCAGACCGACACCATCCGCTACGCGGCCAGCGTGGCCGGCGCCCTGCTGGTGTTTCTGGCTGGCAAGGCCATTTTGGCGCGCCGCGCCGCCGCTGCGCCTGCGCAGGGCTGA
- a CDS encoding DUF3717 domain-containing protein: MAAIHITDIEAAINHWRERAPATAGAALAPEISALGEVYARMVFHHEDEVDEASLPAPARAAWLAWYDTTPDTPCIAICSTSQGDDWCKGCGRSFDEVQFWPAMGPAEKRAVWRRITLEHTAWRFNRYAERAAEGPSRAAPP; the protein is encoded by the coding sequence ATGGCCGCCATCCACATCACCGACATCGAAGCCGCCATCAACCATTGGCGCGAGCGCGCGCCCGCCACTGCCGGGGCGGCGCTGGCGCCCGAGATCAGCGCGCTCGGCGAGGTGTATGCGCGCATGGTGTTCCACCACGAAGACGAGGTCGACGAGGCGAGCCTGCCGGCGCCGGCGCGGGCCGCCTGGCTGGCCTGGTACGACACCACGCCCGACACGCCGTGCATCGCCATCTGCTCGACCAGCCAGGGCGACGACTGGTGCAAGGGCTGCGGGCGCAGCTTTGACGAGGTGCAGTTCTGGCCCGCCATGGGCCCCGCCGAAAAACGGGCCGTGTGGCGCCGCATCACGCTGGAACACACCGCGTGGCGCTTCAACCGCTATGCCGAACGCGCGGCAGAAGGCCCCAGCCGCGCCGCGCCGCCCTGA
- a CDS encoding YaeQ family protein, whose protein sequence is MAIKSTIFKANLQIADIDHGYYADHALTLARHPSETDERMMVRLATLAIQAHQLNDLCNGDATLAFGAGLSDPDDPDASLTDFTGRKRVWIEVGQPEDKPLTKACSKADSVIVYCFNHAAEIWWKGIETKLSRLEKLQVWRIPTEASQALAQLAERSMQLQATVQEGAITLSSTQGSVHVEPVRWK, encoded by the coding sequence ATGGCCATCAAATCCACCATCTTCAAGGCGAACCTGCAAATCGCCGACATCGACCACGGTTACTACGCAGACCACGCCCTCACGCTGGCCCGCCACCCCAGCGAGACCGACGAGCGCATGATGGTGCGGCTGGCGACGCTGGCTATCCAGGCGCACCAGCTCAACGACCTGTGCAATGGCGACGCCACGCTGGCGTTTGGCGCAGGGCTGTCCGACCCCGATGATCCCGACGCCTCGCTGACCGACTTCACCGGGCGCAAGCGCGTGTGGATCGAGGTGGGCCAGCCCGAGGACAAGCCGCTCACCAAAGCCTGCAGCAAGGCCGATTCGGTGATCGTGTACTGCTTCAACCACGCCGCCGAGATCTGGTGGAAGGGCATTGAAACCAAGCTCTCGCGCCTGGAGAAGCTGCAGGTGTGGCGCATTCCCACCGAGGCCTCACAGGCGCTGGCACAACTGGCCGAACGCAGCATGCAGCTGCAGGCCACGGTGCAGGAAGGGGCCATCACGCTGAGCAGCACGCAGGGCAGCGTGCATGTGGAGCCGGTGCGCTGGAAATAA
- the purB gene encoding adenylosuccinate lyase produces the protein MSLSTITALSPLDGRYATKLAALRPIMSEHGYMQRRVQVEVAWFIALSDAGFAEFKPLTTGARAYLLGLVKNFSEADSAAIKEIEKTTNHDVKAVEYWIKSKFEARPELEKASEFVHFACTSEDINNTSHALQLRSGRDQVVLPGLDRIILKLREMAHAFADVPMLSRTHGQTASPTTVGKEMANVLMRLQAASERIAAVKILGKMNGAVGNYNAHLSAWPEFDWEAFSKKVIETPEPLGLGLTFQPYSIQIEPHDYMAELFDAVARANTILVDLSRDIWGYVSLGYFKQRLKAGEIGSSTMPHKVNPIDFENAEGNLGLANALLRHLSEKLPISRWQRDLTDSTVLRNMGVALGYAALAYASLLTGLNKLELNEQALAADLDASWEVLAEPIQTVMRRYGVQGAYEKLKEVTRGQVVTAEALHGLIRSLEIPQAEKDRLLAMTPGSYTGKAAELARRV, from the coding sequence ATGAGCCTGTCCACCATCACCGCCCTGTCGCCGCTTGACGGCCGTTACGCCACCAAACTTGCCGCACTGCGGCCCATCATGAGCGAGCACGGCTACATGCAGCGCCGCGTTCAGGTGGAAGTGGCCTGGTTTATCGCGCTGTCGGATGCTGGTTTTGCCGAGTTCAAGCCGCTGACCACCGGCGCACGCGCCTACCTGCTAGGCCTGGTCAAGAACTTCTCCGAGGCCGATTCGGCCGCCATCAAGGAGATCGAGAAAACCACCAACCACGACGTGAAAGCCGTCGAATACTGGATCAAGAGCAAGTTTGAAGCGCGCCCCGAGCTCGAAAAAGCGTCGGAGTTCGTGCACTTTGCCTGCACCAGCGAAGACATCAACAACACCAGCCACGCCCTGCAACTGCGCTCGGGCCGCGATCAGGTGGTGCTGCCCGGGCTGGACCGCATCATCCTCAAACTGCGCGAAATGGCCCACGCCTTTGCCGACGTGCCCATGCTCAGCCGCACCCACGGCCAGACCGCCAGCCCGACCACCGTGGGCAAGGAAATGGCCAACGTGCTCATGCGCCTGCAGGCCGCCAGCGAACGCATTGCGGCCGTCAAAATTTTGGGCAAGATGAACGGCGCCGTGGGCAACTACAACGCCCACCTGTCGGCCTGGCCCGAGTTTGACTGGGAAGCCTTCAGCAAGAAGGTCATCGAAACGCCCGAGCCGCTGGGCCTGGGCCTGACCTTCCAGCCCTACAGCATCCAGATCGAGCCGCACGACTACATGGCCGAGCTGTTCGACGCCGTGGCCCGCGCCAACACCATTTTGGTGGACCTGTCGCGCGACATCTGGGGCTATGTGAGCCTGGGCTATTTCAAGCAGCGCCTGAAGGCCGGCGAGATTGGCTCCAGCACCATGCCGCACAAGGTCAACCCCATCGACTTCGAGAACGCCGAGGGCAACCTGGGCCTGGCCAATGCGCTGCTGCGCCACCTGTCCGAAAAGCTGCCCATCAGCCGCTGGCAGCGCGACCTGACCGACAGCACCGTGCTGCGCAACATGGGCGTGGCCCTGGGTTACGCCGCGCTGGCCTATGCCTCGCTGCTGACCGGCCTGAACAAGCTCGAACTGAACGAGCAAGCCCTGGCCGCCGACCTGGATGCGAGCTGGGAAGTGCTGGCCGAGCCCATCCAGACCGTGATGCGCCGCTATGGCGTGCAGGGCGCTTACGAAAAGCTCAAGGAAGTCACGCGCGGCCAGGTGGTGACGGCCGAGGCGCTGCACGGCCTGATCCGTTCGCTGGAGATCCCGCAGGCCGAAAAAGACCGCCTGCTGGCCATGACGCCCGGCAGCTACACCGGCAAGGCTGCCGAGCTGGCACGCCGCGTCTGA
- a CDS encoding glutathione S-transferase N-terminal domain-containing protein encodes MKLIGSNASPYVRKVRIVMAEKKLDYQFVQENVWAEDTTIAKSNPLGKVPCLVMEGGEAIFDSRVIVEYLDTLSPVGKLIPAQGRERVEVKTWEALADGLVDAAILARLEATWAGRQDSERSQAWMDRQLGKVHASLKSMSQGLGDKPFCSGIHLSLSDIAVGCALGWLEFRFPQIDWRSEHPNLGKLLDKLMQRQSFADTKPV; translated from the coding sequence ATGAAACTGATCGGTTCCAACGCCAGCCCTTACGTACGCAAGGTACGCATCGTGATGGCCGAAAAAAAGCTCGACTACCAGTTCGTGCAGGAAAACGTCTGGGCTGAAGACACCACCATTGCCAAGTCCAACCCGCTGGGCAAGGTGCCTTGCCTGGTGATGGAGGGTGGCGAGGCGATTTTTGACTCGCGCGTGATCGTGGAATACCTCGATACGCTGTCGCCCGTGGGCAAGCTGATTCCCGCGCAGGGGCGCGAGCGGGTCGAGGTCAAGACCTGGGAAGCGCTGGCCGACGGCCTGGTGGACGCCGCCATCCTGGCGCGCCTGGAAGCCACCTGGGCCGGCCGCCAGGACAGCGAACGCAGCCAGGCCTGGATGGACCGCCAGCTGGGCAAGGTGCACGCCAGCCTCAAGTCCATGAGCCAGGGCCTGGGCGATAAGCCGTTTTGCAGCGGCATTCACCTGAGCCTGTCGGACATCGCCGTGGGCTGCGCGCTGGGCTGGCTGGAGTTCCGGTTCCCCCAGATCGACTGGCGCAGCGAGCATCCCAACCTGGGCAAGCTGCTCGACAAGCTGATGCAGCGCCAGAGCTTTGCGGACACCAAGCCGGTCTGA
- a CDS encoding nuclear transport factor 2 family protein, with protein sequence MEEAVSRVVAFFEQLAPASVADLGRIYAPDARFKDPFNEVRGVQPIQQIFAHMFEALDQPRFVVTGRVVQGLQCFLTWDFLFAFKNFHRGEPQTVRGASHLVLDAQGLIVLHRDYWDAAEELYEKLPVVGALMRWLRRRASR encoded by the coding sequence ATGGAAGAAGCCGTCTCCCGCGTGGTGGCATTCTTTGAGCAACTCGCGCCCGCCAGCGTGGCCGATCTGGGCCGCATTTATGCGCCCGATGCGCGCTTCAAGGACCCGTTCAACGAGGTGCGCGGCGTGCAGCCCATCCAGCAGATCTTCGCGCACATGTTTGAGGCGCTCGACCAGCCCCGCTTCGTGGTCACCGGCCGCGTGGTGCAGGGGCTGCAGTGCTTTCTGACCTGGGATTTCCTGTTCGCGTTCAAGAACTTTCACCGGGGCGAGCCCCAGACGGTGCGCGGCGCCTCGCACCTGGTGCTGGACGCCCAAGGGCTGATCGTGCTGCACCGCGACTACTGGGATGCCGCCGAAGAGCTCTACGAGAAACTGCCCGTGGTCGGTGCATTGATGCGCTGGCTGCGGCGGCGCGCATCCCGATAG
- a CDS encoding SDR family NAD(P)-dependent oxidoreductase, translating to MSLNPPLRDWHGRRAWLIGASSGIGRATAAALHARGAQVIVSARSGDALSAFVAQHPGSVALPMDTAEPDQVQAAAAQVLAGGAPDLVCYCAGYYRDMRATDFDLAVMLRHEQVNYNGVLHVLAAVLPAMLAAAQAGRPGHVSLISSVAGFRGLPKSLAYGPTKAALINLAEALYLDLHDLGMGVSVINPGFVATPLTEGNDFTMPALISPEAAAAAIVQGWERGHFDIHFPKRFTRVMKLLRVLPYRCYFPAVRRFTGL from the coding sequence ATGAGCCTCAACCCCCCCCTGCGCGACTGGCATGGCCGCCGGGCCTGGCTGATTGGCGCTTCCAGTGGCATTGGCCGGGCCACGGCGGCCGCGCTGCATGCGCGCGGCGCGCAGGTCATCGTGTCGGCGCGCAGTGGCGATGCACTCAGTGCCTTTGTTGCCCAGCACCCCGGCAGCGTTGCCTTGCCGATGGACACGGCAGAGCCCGATCAGGTGCAGGCCGCCGCCGCGCAGGTGCTGGCCGGTGGTGCCCCCGACCTGGTGTGCTACTGCGCCGGCTATTACCGTGACATGCGCGCCACCGATTTCGACCTGGCCGTCATGCTGCGCCACGAGCAAGTCAACTACAACGGTGTGCTACATGTGCTGGCCGCCGTGCTGCCCGCCATGCTGGCGGCTGCGCAGGCCGGGCGCCCCGGGCATGTGAGCCTGATCAGCAGCGTGGCGGGCTTTCGGGGGCTGCCCAAGAGCCTGGCCTACGGGCCCACCAAGGCCGCGCTCATCAACCTGGCCGAGGCGCTGTACCTGGACCTGCACGACCTGGGCATGGGCGTGAGTGTCATCAACCCCGGCTTTGTGGCAACGCCGCTCACTGAGGGAAATGACTTCACCATGCCAGCCCTCATCTCGCCCGAGGCTGCGGCAGCGGCCATCGTGCAGGGCTGGGAGCGCGGGCATTTCGACATCCACTTTCCCAAGCGCTTCACGCGCGTGATGAAGCTGCTGCGGGTGTTGCCGTACCGGTGCTATTTTCCGGCCGTGCGCCGATTCACGGGACTTTGA
- a CDS encoding DUF3833 domain-containing protein, with the protein MMQRRLLLSAAVAAPVVLSGCASQNLDGYASEKPVLDLAQYFNGKIDAYGIFQDRSGQIARRFTVVMDCSWKGNEGVLDEAFTYSDGTTQRRIWRLTQHADGRYTGTADDVVGTANGQTRGNAFRWTYTLALPVDGKVYNVDLDDWIYLIDERVMLNRATMSKFGVRLGEITLSFTKRAA; encoded by the coding sequence ATGATGCAACGACGCCTCCTCCTTTCGGCCGCAGTGGCTGCGCCCGTGGTCCTGTCCGGCTGCGCCAGCCAGAACCTCGATGGCTACGCCAGCGAGAAGCCGGTGCTCGACCTGGCCCAGTATTTCAACGGCAAGATCGACGCCTACGGCATCTTCCAGGACCGCAGCGGCCAGATCGCCCGCCGCTTCACCGTGGTCATGGATTGCAGCTGGAAAGGCAACGAGGGCGTGCTGGACGAAGCGTTCACCTACTCCGACGGCACCACGCAGCGCCGCATCTGGCGCCTGACCCAACACGCGGACGGCCGCTACACCGGCACCGCCGACGACGTGGTGGGCACCGCCAACGGGCAGACGCGCGGCAACGCCTTCCGTTGGACCTACACGCTGGCGCTGCCGGTGGATGGCAAGGTCTACAACGTCGATCTGGACGACTGGATATACCTCATTGACGAGCGCGTGATGCTCAACCGCGCCACCATGAGCAAGTTCGGCGTGCGGCTGGGCGAGATCACGCTGTCCTTCACCAAACGCGCAGCATGA
- a CDS encoding MFS transporter, which translates to MTHTQPIRASQGLAYGLLGLPLAFVALPLYVLLPNHYAREFGMPLATLGAVLLAARLLDAITDPLLGRLADHLFGRSVRAVLAVGAVSALVLALGLTSLFFPAVRGPDALIAWALVALLVTYTAYSQLGIAHQSWGARLGGDELQRGRIVAWREGAALVGVVLASVLPALLGLPVMLSVFAITLLLGWWAWTRAPRPAAHGGAVAGVYRPPQRASLWRPWGRPAFRRLLAVFMLNGIASAIPATLVLFFIQDRLQAPPAQEPMFLAAYFVCAALSIPLWLRAVAHWGLARTWLAGMLLAIAVFVWTAFLGAGDVVPFLVVCALSGVALGTDLALPSALLAGVIAAEGDSGQHEGAYFGWWNFATKLNLALAAGLALPLLGWLGYQPGTRSADGLQTLGLAYAVLPCVLKLLAAAALQALILRPTRRAAILNTNRPQGTPP; encoded by the coding sequence ATGACCCACACGCAGCCCATCCGCGCCAGCCAGGGCCTGGCCTATGGGCTGCTGGGCCTCCCGCTGGCCTTTGTAGCCTTGCCGCTGTATGTGCTGCTGCCCAACCACTACGCACGGGAGTTCGGCATGCCGCTGGCCACGCTGGGCGCGGTGCTGCTGGCAGCGCGGCTGCTCGATGCCATCACCGACCCGCTGCTGGGCCGCCTGGCCGACCACCTGTTTGGCCGATCGGTGCGCGCCGTGCTGGCCGTGGGCGCGGTGTCGGCGCTGGTGCTGGCGCTGGGGCTGACCAGCCTGTTCTTTCCGGCGGTGCGCGGCCCCGATGCGCTGATTGCCTGGGCACTGGTGGCGCTGCTCGTCACCTACACGGCCTACAGCCAGCTGGGCATTGCGCACCAGTCCTGGGGCGCGCGCCTGGGCGGCGACGAGCTGCAGCGCGGCCGCATCGTGGCCTGGCGTGAAGGCGCTGCGCTGGTGGGCGTGGTGCTGGCCTCGGTGCTGCCCGCGCTGCTGGGGCTGCCGGTCATGCTCAGCGTATTTGCCATCACCTTGCTGCTGGGCTGGTGGGCCTGGACCCGGGCGCCACGGCCCGCCGCGCATGGGGGCGCCGTGGCAGGTGTCTATCGCCCGCCCCAGCGTGCAAGCCTGTGGCGGCCCTGGGGGCGCCCTGCGTTCCGCCGCCTGCTGGCCGTGTTCATGCTCAACGGCATTGCCAGCGCCATCCCGGCCACGCTGGTGCTGTTTTTCATCCAGGACCGCCTGCAGGCCCCGCCCGCGCAGGAGCCGATGTTTCTCGCGGCCTATTTCGTCTGCGCCGCGCTGTCCATTCCGCTGTGGCTGCGTGCCGTGGCGCACTGGGGCCTGGCGCGCACCTGGCTGGCGGGCATGTTGCTGGCGATTGCCGTGTTTGTGTGGACCGCGTTCCTGGGCGCGGGCGATGTGGTGCCGTTCCTCGTGGTCTGCGCGTTGTCCGGCGTGGCGCTGGGCACCGACCTGGCCCTGCCCAGCGCCCTGCTGGCCGGCGTGATTGCGGCCGAGGGCGACAGCGGCCAGCACGAGGGCGCGTACTTTGGCTGGTGGAACTTCGCCACCAAGCTCAACCTGGCCCTGGCCGCAGGCCTGGCGCTGCCCCTGTTGGGCTGGCTGGGCTATCAGCCCGGCACGCGCAGCGCAGACGGCCTGCAGACCCTGGGCCTGGCCTATGCGGTGCTGCCTTGCGTGCTCAAGCTGCTGGCAGCGGCTGCGCTGCAGGCGCTCATCCTGCGGCCGACACGCCGCGCGGCAATCCTGAATACGAACCGACCCCAAGGCACCCCACCATGA
- a CDS encoding chalcone isomerase family protein, with amino-acid sequence MKKIAISALLVSATVLFHSNPAAAQVAEAGQAAAAPLSGARLAGQGVLRFLGFEIYRARLWVQPGFEADNYGARPLALELTYHRDFSAEAIARRSLEEMRRVGSFTPQQATRWQQALQAALPDVKSGDRLLGIHQPGSGAVFKMGGRVVGEVPDAEFSRLFFGIWLSPQTSEPALRQQLIASTRPAGQP; translated from the coding sequence ATGAAAAAAATAGCTATTAGCGCTTTACTGGTAAGCGCTACAGTCCTGTTTCATTCAAATCCAGCCGCGGCGCAGGTGGCCGAGGCCGGCCAGGCTGCCGCGGCCCCCCTGTCGGGTGCGCGCCTGGCTGGCCAGGGCGTTCTGCGCTTCCTGGGCTTCGAGATCTACCGTGCGCGCCTGTGGGTGCAGCCGGGCTTTGAGGCCGACAACTACGGCGCCCGCCCGCTCGCGCTGGAACTCACCTACCACCGGGATTTTTCGGCCGAAGCCATCGCCAGGCGCTCGCTCGAAGAAATGCGCCGCGTCGGCAGCTTCACGCCCCAGCAGGCCACGCGCTGGCAACAGGCGCTGCAGGCGGCGCTGCCAGACGTGAAGTCGGGCGACCGCCTGCTCGGCATTCACCAGCCGGGCTCGGGCGCCGTGTTCAAGATGGGCGGGCGCGTGGTGGGCGAGGTGCCCGACGCCGAGTTCTCGCGCCTGTTCTTTGGCATCTGGCTCTCGCCCCAGACCTCCGAGCCCGCGCTGCGCCAGCAGCTCATCGCTTCCACGCGCCCGGCGGGGCAGCCATGA
- a CDS encoding SAM-dependent methyltransferase: MNSTTATRSGRNAQALPAGTPAAARTALKLLQRLQHGHLTVQLPDGTLQHFGHGNGPLAAITLKNWNVCSAALRSGDIGFAESYIAGDWTTPHLTDLIKLFIANRQQVEGVIYGTWAGRLLYRIKHLLNRNTRANSQKNIHAHYDLGNAFYELWLDDTMNYSSAWFEGDAGGDLRAAQHAKVRRALRMAGVQAGDRVLEIGCGWGALAEMATTEFGASLTGVTLSTEQLAFAQKRMAAHGVQAQADLRLQDYRDIHDGPYDAICSIEMVEAVGSEYWPTYFQSVNRLLKPGGKACIQSIVIDDSLFDRYISSTDFIQQYIFPGGCLPCPREFRREAEAAGLRVVDEFAFGQDYAETLKRWRERFLAQRAQILQLGFDQRFLHIWEFYLAYCEAAFAMRNIDLVQYTLVKD, translated from the coding sequence ATGAACTCCACCACCGCAACCCGCTCAGGCCGCAATGCACAGGCCCTGCCCGCAGGCACGCCGGCCGCCGCCCGCACGGCGCTCAAGCTGCTGCAGCGGCTGCAGCACGGCCACCTCACGGTGCAGCTGCCCGATGGCACGCTGCAGCATTTCGGGCACGGCAACGGCCCCTTGGCCGCCATCACGCTCAAGAACTGGAATGTGTGCAGCGCCGCGCTCCGGTCGGGCGACATCGGCTTTGCCGAAAGCTATATCGCCGGCGACTGGACCACGCCGCACCTCACCGACCTGATCAAGCTCTTCATCGCCAACCGCCAGCAGGTGGAAGGCGTGATCTACGGCACCTGGGCCGGGCGGCTGCTGTACCGCATCAAGCACCTGCTCAACCGCAACACGCGCGCCAACAGCCAGAAGAACATCCACGCCCACTACGACCTGGGCAATGCCTTCTACGAACTGTGGTTGGACGACACGATGAACTATTCGTCGGCCTGGTTCGAGGGCGATGCAGGCGGCGACCTGCGCGCCGCCCAGCACGCCAAGGTGCGCCGCGCGCTGCGCATGGCCGGCGTACAGGCGGGCGACCGCGTGCTGGAGATTGGCTGCGGCTGGGGCGCGCTGGCCGAGATGGCGACCACCGAATTCGGCGCATCCCTCACCGGCGTGACGCTGTCTACCGAGCAGCTGGCGTTCGCGCAAAAGCGCATGGCGGCGCATGGGGTGCAAGCCCAGGCAGATTTGCGCCTGCAGGACTACCGCGACATCCACGACGGGCCCTACGACGCCATCTGCTCCATCGAGATGGTCGAGGCCGTGGGCAGCGAATACTGGCCCACTTACTTCCAGTCGGTGAACCGCCTGCTCAAGCCCGGCGGCAAGGCCTGCATCCAGAGCATCGTCATCGACGACAGCCTGTTTGACCGCTACATCAGCTCCACCGACTTCATCCAGCAGTACATCTTCCCCGGCGGCTGCCTGCCCTGCCCACGCGAGTTCCGCCGCGAGGCCGAGGCGGCAGGGCTGCGCGTGGTGGACGAGTTTGCGTTTGGCCAGGACTACGCCGAGACCCTCAAGCGCTGGCGCGAGCGCTTTCTGGCGCAGCGCGCGCAGATCCTGCAACTCGGGTTTGACCAGCGCTTCCTGCACATCTGGGAGTTCTACCTGGCCTACTGCGAGGCCGCGTTTGCCATGCGCAACATCGACCTCGTGCAGTACACGCTGGTCAAGGATTGA
- a CDS encoding DUF1365 domain-containing protein, with translation MTKLAAPAVPLIGFGQVRHTRLRPQWHAFAYTTFFLMLPMRSLPDAPGALAINRRGAISFHDADHGDGRSVEQGGALAWLDELLRTEGITDATGEVWLHCYPRVLGYTFKPVSFWYCHRADGSLRAIVVEVNNTFGERHCYLLDAPQYGVEQQARKVFHVSPFCEVSGGYRFRFLRTAAGAQDAGRTVVRIDHDDDSGPLILTSVSGTLHAITPQTLRRALWGYPAMTLAIIARIHWHALRLWLKRVRFHRKPKAPASIVTR, from the coding sequence ATGACGAAGCTCGCCGCGCCCGCTGTGCCCCTGATCGGCTTTGGCCAGGTGCGCCACACGCGGCTTCGGCCCCAGTGGCATGCGTTTGCCTACACCACATTCTTCCTGATGCTGCCGATGCGCAGCCTACCCGATGCGCCGGGCGCGCTGGCCATCAACCGGCGCGGCGCCATCAGCTTTCATGATGCGGACCATGGCGACGGCCGCAGCGTGGAGCAAGGCGGGGCGCTGGCCTGGCTGGACGAGCTGCTGCGCACCGAAGGCATCACCGACGCCACGGGCGAGGTCTGGCTGCACTGCTACCCGCGCGTGCTGGGCTACACCTTCAAGCCCGTGAGCTTCTGGTACTGCCACCGCGCCGACGGCAGCCTGCGCGCCATCGTGGTGGAGGTGAACAACACCTTTGGCGAGCGTCACTGCTATCTGCTCGATGCGCCGCAATACGGCGTGGAACAGCAGGCGCGCAAGGTGTTTCATGTGTCGCCGTTCTGCGAGGTGAGTGGCGGCTACCGGTTCCGTTTCCTGCGCACGGCAGCCGGCGCACAGGACGCAGGCCGCACCGTGGTGCGCATCGACCACGACGACGACAGCGGCCCGCTGATCCTGACCAGCGTGAGCGGAACCCTGCACGCCATCACCCCCCAGACCCTGCGCCGCGCGCTTTGGGGCTACCCCGCCATGACGCTGGCCATCATTGCCCGCATCCACTGGCACGCGCTGCGGCTGTGGCTCAAGCGCGTGCGTTTCCATCGCAAGCCCAAGGCGCCCGCCTCCATCGTGACCCGTTGA